DNA sequence from the Carnobacterium funditum DSM 5970 genome:
TTCTCCTATTTATGTTAATTTTATTCTTACTTATTCTATAAATATTGATTATCTCTACATTGTTTATACATGTTTTTAAGCAGTAGAAATAATTTCATCTTTAGATTGAAATCCATTTTTTTGATCAACTAGTTATCCATCTTTGAAGAAGGGGATTGCAGAAATAATCATAATACTATATTTTTTTGTTATTCCTGGATTTTTATCAATATCTGATTATTCCATTTTCTACTTGGAAAATTTCTTTTAATACAGGTGCAATCAATTTAGAAGGTCCACACCAAGGTACTCCAAGTTCAGCGATAACTGAGCCATCTTTTGTACCACCCACAAATGTTGCATCTGTTTAACATTTAATAGATTTATAATCTCTCTTTATTTTTTAACCGTTAAAATACGCTCAAGTGGTTATACATTGATAGTACAGTATGGTATTATTAAAGTCAATCAATCAGTTTAAAGGAGAATGATAAATGATTAAAAATATAGAAACAAGATATTCTTATCTATCTGAATATTTATTCATTAATCTACTTAATACAATTAATGGAAGAAACAATGTTTTTACAGATTTTCTTGAAGAAGAAGGTTTAATGGATGCTTGGCTGTCATTAATGAAAGAAAGAGGTTTATTACATTCCGAACAAGTTGAGAAAATAAAGGAATCTCCAATTGATATAAAAAAAATACAATTATTTCGTGAGCAGTGTAGATCTTACTTTTTAGAACCCGAAACAAAATCAAAATTTTTAGAGAATTTAGCATCTAATACTGAGAAAGCCCCTCTTTTTTTCGACAAAGAATTTAGACCTACACCAAGTGAAGGCGGGACTGATGGACTCATTTCACTTATCACTTATGATATGCTTACGGCCCATTATAATGGCCTATTTCCTAAAATTAAAAAATGCAAGTCTGACTCATGTTATGCATTATTCGTTGATACAAGTGGAAGACGAAAATGGTGCTCAATGGAAATTTGTGGTAATAGAACAAAAGCACATAAATATTATGCTAAAAAAAGTAATAAATAGACATAGAAATATAGGGACGATATTATCAGTTGAAGAGTTTTTGGGATTATATACAAAGTAATTTAATGAATATGCTAATGGGCTTAAAGTTGAAACTATATCCTATTAATTAAAAATGAGCTGGAATAAATACGGTATTAATCCGAATTTATTCCAGCTCATCTTCAGTTAGTAATGACTAAATTTTTTGGTAATCAATTGTATTTATTTTAATTCAATTAAATTTGTTGTTTTGCCATACTTGCTGAAACTTTTTCATCAATACGTAGGAAAGGTAGATATATAAATACACTTGCTGTAATAATTAAGACTTGCAATAAGGATGCACGCCAATCACCGCCGGTTGCTAAGAACCCAGAAAGTATTGGTGGTGTAGTCCATGGAATCTGGACGACAACATGATTAATTAATCCAGCTGCTGTAGCAAAATAAGCAATTGTTAAAGAAAATACAGGAGCTAGTACAAAAGGAATAATTAAACTTACATTAAAAACAATTGGAAGACCAAATATAATCGGCTCACTAATATTAAAAATTGCAGGTGCAACTGTAAGTTTAGCAAATTCTTTATACTCGCTACGACGACTAAATATAAAAATAGCAATTAATAACGCAATAGTATTTCCTGATCCTCCCATTACGGCAAAACTATCTTTGAACGCCATATTAATAATATGAGGAATTTCTTCTTTATTGGCATATGCAGCCATATTCTCTTGCATATTTTGAAGTAAAAACGGATCAAGAAGAGGACCTGAGATAACTGCTTGATGTATACCAAATCCAAAGAATAAATTGGCTACTGATGTAATTAATAAGAACCCAGGTAATCCGGTAGTAATTTTACCTAAAGGACCAGTTATAAGTGTTGTAATTAATCCGTTTACGTCTATATTAAATAATTGATTAACTGCAAAAGAAATAATCGCAAATGTGGTAACAGTTATAATAATTGGAATTAAAACATTAAATGATTTCGAAACTGCTGGCGGAATGTTGCCTGATAATTTGATTTCTAATTTTTCATTATTTGATAATTTAATAAATAATTCAGTTGCCAACAACCCAACAAAAATTCCGACAAACATTCCAGAAGCCCCTATATGAGATATTGGTAATATTCCTGTAACTTCAATAGCTTCACTAGCATTTTCTGGTGTAAACATTGTATTCATAGGTGTTAATACAACAAATGTTGAAATTGATACGAGTATAACTGCAATATGATTAGTGTAACCCCTGTTAACAGACATGTGGTAAGAAACTGCTGCAACAATTAATAAAGCAGTAATACTTAATGTCCCGTTTGCAATTGACATACCAATTTGCTGAACAGTTGTCAGTGTGTCTGGATCAATTATTTTACCCATAAATCCTGTAGGTTCTAAAATAACGTAATTTATTAATGTTACAAAACCAGCTAACATCATAAACGGCATAAAGGTTGCAAATGAATCACGCAAAGTACGTAGATGAATTTGATTGCCTATTTTTGTTGCAATTAATCCGAACTTTTCAAGTAACTTATCTTTTTTTGTCATATTCATAAACCTCTTCTCCTTTTTTGTAAGCGATAACTTTTTATTATAATCCTATATTACAGCAGATTTATATAAAAGTAAATACTTTAAAAAAAAGATATATATATTAAAAAAAATAAAGAAAAAATCTTAAGAAATTGTTTCTAACTGACTAATTTTCAACAAATACTGCTTCAAATATAAAGTCTTTATATATATGTCTAGATAAGGAATATTCAAAAGGAGTTCCAGAAGAAAGTGAGACTACCTTATCTACTTCAATCATAAAATCTCCTTTTTCAATATCTAATATATGCACATCAAACTCTGTCGCTAGATCCCCTTTTATCCATATATGAGAGTCTTTAATCTCTAAGTTAAGTTCCTGATTAATGTAAGAGTAAACAGATTTCTTTAAATGTTTGGGCTCAAGTCCTGGTATAATTGACAAAGGCATAAATGTCTGTTCGATTGAATACGGTTGTTGGTCTATAAAACGACTTCTAATAATGTTATAAACATAATCCTTTGAATCAATTTTTAGCATATCAGCTACCTTTTTAGATGGTAACTCAATTGAAAAATTATGAATTTGGGATTTAACATGTTCTTCTCCTACCACACTAAATAATCCTGCATTTGGTCCAAAAACCTTTGAGTTATCAATAGGTGTTCTTAAAACTTCAGTTCCAAAACCACTTCTACTTCTTAAAACTCCTTCAGAAACGAGCAAGTCAATACCTTTTTTTACAGTAAGTTTACTAGTTTTATATTCTTCTGCAAGTTTTTCTCCTGATGGAAGCTTTTTTCCAACCTTATAATAACCGGTCATAATTTTTTCTTTTATATCTAGATATACATTCATATATTTTGGGATTTTTTTCATAATATAGCTCCTAATTTTTTTAATAAGTATAGTAACAGGTATATTTTACCATAGATATGGGGTCGATTGCTAGATGAAATATATAACATGATTATGAAAGTATATTGTTTTAAATAAAAGTATTTATTTTTATCGAAAGTAATGTTAATATAGTTTTATAATGTAAGGAGGAATACGAATGAATAAACAAAAATTATCTTTCCCACAAGATTTTTGGTGGGGTTCTGCATGGTCAGCCGAACAGGCTGAAGGAAGAGGAGAAACTGGGAAAGCTGAAACGGTCTGGGAGAGATGGTATGAAGAAGAACCATATCGTTTTTATAAAGGGATTGGTTCAGAAATAACTACTGATCATATTCATCAATATAAAGAAGATGTCCAGTTAATGAAACAAACCGGACACAATTCATTTCGTGTCTCAATTTCTTGGGCTAGAATGTTTCCTGATGGTGGTACTGGCAAAGTAAATCCTAAAGCAATTGCATTTTATAAAGACTTATTTAAAGAGATGAATGAAAATGGTATAAAGGTTTTTGCAAATCTTTACCATTTTGATATGCCTGCTAAATTACAGGACATAGGAGGCTGGGAATCTCGAGAGATTGTTGACGCATATGTAAACTTTGCTGATACATGCTTCAAAGAATTTGGAGACTTAGTCTATCATTGGTTTACCTTTAATGAACCACTTGGACCTATTTTAGGTTCATATCTAGAAGATTTTCATTATCCAAATATTGTTGATTTTAAAAGAGGTGCTCAAGCAGCTTTCTTTACAATCTTATCTCATGCTAAAGCTATTGAAGCCTTTAAAAAATATAATTTATCTAGCAAAATTGGCGTTATTTTGAATTTAAGTCCAACGTTTCCAAGAAGTCAAAATCCAGCTGACGTAAAAGCAGCTGAAATTGCTGATTTGTTCTATACAAGAAGTTTTCTTGATCCTATGGTTAAAGGAACTTTTCCTGAAAAATTAGTTAATTTATTAAAAGATTATGATCAAATGCCTGCTGATTTTACTGTATCAGATTTAGCATGTATTGCTGCAAACACTTCACAAATACTAGGATTAAATTACTATGAACCTCGTCGAGTAAAAGCTCGCCTAACAGCGATTAACCAAGAAGGTCCATTTTTACCGGAATGGTTCTTTGAAAATCATATTATGCCGGGGCGTCGTATGAATGAATACAGAGGTTGGGAGATTTATGAAAGAGGTATTTATGATTTATGTATAGACATTAAAAATAATTATGGAAATATTGAAGCATTTATTTCCGAGAACGGAATGGGAGTTGCAAATGAAGAACTTTTCATGGATGAGAGTGGTCAAGTAATAGACACATACCGTATTGAATTCATTAAGGACCACTTAGCGTATTTATGGAAAGCTATTAATGATGGATGCAATATTAAAGGTTATCATTTATGGGCTTTTATTGATTGTTGGTCATGGATTAATTCTTACAAAAATCGTTATGGATTAGTCTCTTTAGATTTACCTACCCAAAAACGAACAATTAAGAAAAGTGGAGAATTTTATAAGCAACTAAGCGATGAAAATGGTTTTGAATACGATAAAGATTTACTAGTGTAATATATTCTGAAAGATTTATTCAGAGTTAAATATGCTTTTAAAGAACAAAAAGAGGCTATTAAAATAGCAGAAATAACTACCTATAATAAAATAGTTGGTTAAAGGTGTATAGTGACCTCAAAAATTTGAAGTTTTCAGAGTACAGAAATCTATTCTGTTTTTTGTTTTTTCTCTAAGCTCATCGTTGTTAACTATCCATAATGCAATCTATGCACCATATTTTCAAAATAAGAATAGATAACGGCCTTTGTCATTTAAATACTCATGGACAACAGTCAATTTGAATTCAAAATCATAATTGGCCACAGAACCTCAAAAAAAAATTAGATTTTTAGGTTTAACTTTATTTGAGAGCAGCTTATGATTCAAAAGACGAAATAGCGTTGGTATATAATTCAATCTTAAATTAGTCAGAAATAGCTTGCGATAGTGCTCGTACTAAATAAACTTGTAAGTCTTCTCCTTGAAGGTAGTACAAGAAATTTATTTTTAATCTGCTTATAATACAACATTTATAAAGATCTATCGTTAAAGTTAATAGATCAAAAACACAGTAAATGTTTAGATAAATCAACTAATAATTAGTGAGATTATTTTAAAAAATGATACTCTGATAGATAAAAATAAAGAATTAAGATATAGTTAAATTGGTAAATGTAGGATTAAAAATTTTTACTTTGGACGAGTAATTAAGTACACTTGTTATATTCACACGTATACATGTATCTAAGTTTACAAAGATATGTGTATACTATGAGTAATAGTAAGGAGACCAGAAAATGAAAAAGTAGAAAATCCGACTTTGATTTGTCCGAAAATGAATAACAAAAAAGCAAGCAGAAATAAAAATTGTTCGTATTGGGATTGATGGGCATGAGTACTTGAGAAACGAAACATTTAAAAGAAATTTACGGAAAATTTCCGATCAATTACGAACGTAAAAAAAAACGAAAAAAAAAATGAAAAAACGAAAAAAATTCTATAAACTAAAATTATTATTTGGTTCAAATTTTTATTCTATTTGTTTTTATACAAAAGCCGAATTACTTTCTTCTTTTCATTTTTCTTTTTATAATAAAGATAACAAAGAGAGGGAGGGATAAAATGGAAACTTATCGTAATTTAGATTTGCAATTTATCGATGGAGGTTGGCGTAATGGAAAAGGCTCAAAGCAAGTTGAGTCCATCAACCCTTACACACAAGAAACCTATGCAACATTTCAAGCAGCCAGTTTAGATGATATCGACGAAGCGTATCAATCTGCAAAAGAACATCAACCAGCTTGGTCAGATATGAATCCTTTTGAACGAAACGGTATTATGCGCAAAGCTGCAGAAATCATGGAACGCCGAAAAGATGAACTGATTGATATACTGGTTAAAGAATCTGGTTCAACGATTATAAAAGCTGAACAAGAAGTAGAGTTGAGTATTTCAATCGTTCGTTTAGCAACAAATTTCCCATTTGCTATGGAAACGACCGTCAATCAATCAATGGTTCCGGGTAAAACGAACTACCTGATTCGTAAGCCGTTAGGAGTCGTAGGAGTGATTGGACCTTTTAATTATCCAATGTATCTAGCCATGCGCTCCGTGGCACCAGCATTGGCAACAGGAAATTCGGTAGTTCTGAAGCCTTCTTCTTCTACCCCAGTCAGCGGCGGAACGGTACTAGGGAAAATTTTTGAAGAAGCTGGAGTACCTAAAGGTGTTATGCATGTTTTGACGCCTAAAACTTCTGAAATCGGTGACGCTTTTTATGAGCATCCGATCCCTAAAATGATTTCATTTACTGGATCAACTGAGGTTGGAACACATATCGGTGAGATAGCAGGTAAAAATGTGAAAAATACGATTCTCGAACTAGGTGGAAATAATGCCTTTGTTGTATTAGATGATGCGGATATCGAAAAAGCTGCTCGTGGAGCCGTTTTTGGACGGTTCTTGCATAGCGGTCAAATCTGTATGTCTGTTAATCGAATCATTGTTGAAGAATCGGTTATGGAAGAGTTTTGTGAGAAATTTGTAGAATTAGCTAAAACAATTAAAGTAGGGGACCCAGAGAAGAAAGACACTTTGGTAGGACCGCTTATTTCACATTCTGCTATCGAAAGACTTCAAAAAGAAATTAAGCAAGCAAAAGAAGAAGGAGCAGAGATGCTGCTTGAAGGGAAAGTAGACGGAAATGTTATGGGGCCTACAATTCTTAAGGGCACCAACGATATGACTACTGCGAAAAATGAGATGTTTGGACCAGTTGTGACTGTCATTCCTGTCAAAGATGACGAAGAAGCGCTTAAGGTAGCTAATGATACAGAAGCTGGATTAAGTGGCGCTCTTCATACAACAGATAAAGAGCGTGCATTCAAATTTGCTCAGAAATGGGAAACAGGTATGGTTCATATCAATGATCAAAGTGTTAACGATGAACCTTATATTGCTTTCGGAGGCGAAAAAATGTCCGGTCTCGGCCGTTTCGGCAGAGAGCATTCACTGGATGAATTTACTACGTATCAATGGATATCTGATCAAGTCAAACCTAGAGACTATCCATTTTAAATAATATAAGACTACTAGTCTTATAAGAAAACCCATCATTTAGTTAAGAGATAGGCGAAGATGAATTTCTTCGTCTGTCTTTCTTTTGTACTTAAGTTGGAGTGTGTTATTATTTAATAAAGAATTAAGTGAGCTATGTTCTTCACGATAGGATAAAAGAATCAAATTGAAAAAATAACAGAATCCCAGACTGAAGTTCAATAAATCCTCACTAATTTTATCTTCGTTGACTCCAATATAGTGTTTCATAATTGTTTTGCTGCTAAGAATAAAGATTTCCATTAACGTGGCCACATCTTTGGTCTTTTTGTAGTAATGGTAGCTAAAGATTTTGCGCAGCGTGTTTGCTGCCAGGTCTTTGATATATTCCTGAATCAGATCCTGTAGACTACTTAAATATAAAATAGGGGTTTTCCTCGTTTTCTGTTCGACAATTCGGGGATTTTTAACTGAAAGAATGGCCTTTTTCTTCAGTTTGACGATATCTAACATACATAAACCGTAATTAATTCCAATCAAAAAAGGGAGAACATCTCGTTTCGCATTTTTATTGCGTCTTAACCCAAATAAAAAGTCATTTATTGCTTGCTGTAATTTTAATGGTTGCACGGTGGAACTCATCGAAAAGTTTTATTTTCTCACAAAAAAGATACATGATTTCGTTTTAGTATATTATATAGTCATTTGTCAAAAGGAGTTTTGAAAAAAACCTAGTATGAAAGGACGATTGATATACAATTTTATCTCATTTCATGTATCATAAAAAAAATAGACTAAAAACCTCCTGTGAAAACTGGTGCGATAAGAAAAAATTGAGATAGATTAGAAGAGGCGGATAAACAGAGAGTTGACCTGACATTCATAAAGCAATCTTTTCTTGTTGTTAGCTGGATTATATACGTCGTGTTTTTAATTATCCCACTGTCATACTAATATAAACAATTTTTTATCATCAATTTCTTTAAATATTGGAATAATAGCTTTTCAATACCTGGATAGAGAATAGATAAAAGAAACAGAAAAATAATAGGCTAAAAAGCTTTATTTTTCTAGTTCGTTTATTTGCTGCTTTTAAGAAGAGTTTTTAAGAGTTTTTAAAACTAAATTGTAATCATTCGTACAAAATTATTTATCGTACTATTTTAAAATAGTGAACTAGAAAAAAGAGTATCCTAACTAGTCCATTTGGAGACTGGATTTATTCGACTTTTTTGTTTGAATGTTATTATGAACTGCATTTAGGTTGTACTTGACCATCTATTGAACTTGTACTATACTATTTTGAAGCGTAAAAAATATAAGCCTAAACTTCGCCACCGGGTGAAGCTTATAAGGTATTCTGTAGCATTCCATTAGGTCTTAGGAGGAATGTTATCAGAATGCCTTTTTATTTTGAAAGGAGAAAAAATGAAGCATTCAGTTCTTCAAAAATTTATTAAGTATACCAGTGTAAATATTTTAGGCATGATGGGTCTTTCTCTTTATATCTTGGCGGATACCTATTTTGTGTCTAAAGCTTTGGGCTCAATAGGAATAGCCTCACTGAATCTTTCAATTTCTATTTATAGTATTATACATGGTCTGGGTTTAATGATAGGGATTGGAGGGGCTACTAAATTCATTATATTAAAAACACAAAAGAATGAGAAAGCTAATCGTGTATTTTCTACCGCATTAAAAGTAGGACTGGTGATAGGAATACTATTAATCTTGATAGGTATTTTTGGCTCAAAGCGTTTAGCTATGGGTCTAGGAGCAGATAGCGTAACTCTACCATTAACGCAAACGTATCTGACTACAATTCTAGTTTTTGCACCATTTTTTATAGTGAATAATATTCTGTTAGCCT
Encoded proteins:
- a CDS encoding CGNR zinc finger domain-containing protein, giving the protein MIKNIETRYSYLSEYLFINLLNTINGRNNVFTDFLEEEGLMDAWLSLMKERGLLHSEQVEKIKESPIDIKKIQLFREQCRSYFLEPETKSKFLENLASNTEKAPLFFDKEFRPTPSEGGTDGLISLITYDMLTAHYNGLFPKIKKCKSDSCYALFVDTSGRRKWCSMEICGNRTKAHKYYAKKSNK
- a CDS encoding PTS sugar transporter subunit IIC, translated to MTKKDKLLEKFGLIATKIGNQIHLRTLRDSFATFMPFMMLAGFVTLINYVILEPTGFMGKIIDPDTLTTVQQIGMSIANGTLSITALLIVAAVSYHMSVNRGYTNHIAVILVSISTFVVLTPMNTMFTPENASEAIEVTGILPISHIGASGMFVGIFVGLLATELFIKLSNNEKLEIKLSGNIPPAVSKSFNVLIPIIITVTTFAIISFAVNQLFNIDVNGLITTLITGPLGKITTGLPGFLLITSVANLFFGFGIHQAVISGPLLDPFLLQNMQENMAAYANKEEIPHIINMAFKDSFAVMGGSGNTIALLIAIFIFSRRSEYKEFAKLTVAPAIFNISEPIIFGLPIVFNVSLIIPFVLAPVFSLTIAYFATAAGLINHVVVQIPWTTPPILSGFLATGGDWRASLLQVLIITASVFIYLPFLRIDEKVSASMAKQQI
- a CDS encoding GntR family transcriptional regulator, with translation MKKIPKYMNVYLDIKEKIMTGYYKVGKKLPSGEKLAEEYKTSKLTVKKGIDLLVSEGVLRSRSGFGTEVLRTPIDNSKVFGPNAGLFSVVGEEHVKSQIHNFSIELPSKKVADMLKIDSKDYVYNIIRSRFIDQQPYSIEQTFMPLSIIPGLEPKHLKKSVYSYINQELNLEIKDSHIWIKGDLATEFDVHILDIEKGDFMIEVDKVVSLSSGTPFEYSLSRHIYKDFIFEAVFVEN
- a CDS encoding glycoside hydrolase family 1 protein, with the protein product MNKQKLSFPQDFWWGSAWSAEQAEGRGETGKAETVWERWYEEEPYRFYKGIGSEITTDHIHQYKEDVQLMKQTGHNSFRVSISWARMFPDGGTGKVNPKAIAFYKDLFKEMNENGIKVFANLYHFDMPAKLQDIGGWESREIVDAYVNFADTCFKEFGDLVYHWFTFNEPLGPILGSYLEDFHYPNIVDFKRGAQAAFFTILSHAKAIEAFKKYNLSSKIGVILNLSPTFPRSQNPADVKAAEIADLFYTRSFLDPMVKGTFPEKLVNLLKDYDQMPADFTVSDLACIAANTSQILGLNYYEPRRVKARLTAINQEGPFLPEWFFENHIMPGRRMNEYRGWEIYERGIYDLCIDIKNNYGNIEAFISENGMGVANEELFMDESGQVIDTYRIEFIKDHLAYLWKAINDGCNIKGYHLWAFIDCWSWINSYKNRYGLVSLDLPTQKRTIKKSGEFYKQLSDENGFEYDKDLLV
- a CDS encoding aldehyde dehydrogenase family protein; translation: METYRNLDLQFIDGGWRNGKGSKQVESINPYTQETYATFQAASLDDIDEAYQSAKEHQPAWSDMNPFERNGIMRKAAEIMERRKDELIDILVKESGSTIIKAEQEVELSISIVRLATNFPFAMETTVNQSMVPGKTNYLIRKPLGVVGVIGPFNYPMYLAMRSVAPALATGNSVVLKPSSSTPVSGGTVLGKIFEEAGVPKGVMHVLTPKTSEIGDAFYEHPIPKMISFTGSTEVGTHIGEIAGKNVKNTILELGGNNAFVVLDDADIEKAARGAVFGRFLHSGQICMSVNRIIVEESVMEEFCEKFVELAKTIKVGDPEKKDTLVGPLISHSAIERLQKEIKQAKEEGAEMLLEGKVDGNVMGPTILKGTNDMTTAKNEMFGPVVTVIPVKDDEEALKVANDTEAGLSGALHTTDKERAFKFAQKWETGMVHINDQSVNDEPYIAFGGEKMSGLGRFGREHSLDEFTTYQWISDQVKPRDYPF
- a CDS encoding tyrosine-type recombinase/integrase — translated: MSSTVQPLKLQQAINDFLFGLRRNKNAKRDVLPFLIGINYGLCMLDIVKLKKKAILSVKNPRIVEQKTRKTPILYLSSLQDLIQEYIKDLAANTLRKIFSYHYYKKTKDVATLMEIFILSSKTIMKHYIGVNEDKISEDLLNFSLGFCYFFNLILLSYREEHSSLNSLLNNNTLQLKYKRKTDEEIHLRLSLN